Within Anopheles nili chromosome 3, idAnoNiliSN_F5_01, whole genome shotgun sequence, the genomic segment ATCATCGTCAGATACAACATTGAAATCGCATTTTACACTTCGTATAAAATCACGCAAGGTACGCGTGAACAAACATTGTAGATGATGAATAATAGATGATTGAtgatttttatctttttttagCGTTTGTTTATGTATCGATACTGAACTTCTACCGAAAATGGGAATGGAACTGATCGATTTGGACGAAGACTCGTTGATGGAAATATTTTCATACTTCCACTTTAACGAACTACTAACGCTATCTTCCGTTTGCTTGCGCTTCCTTCATATTTGTCAGAGGCATCTGCGTACTATACGCAATTTTGAACTTGACTATCGAGCGGTGGTTGCCCGTGACAACTACACCGAGTACCTCCGAAATGTTTTCGCAATCCTCGGTCCGACCATGGAGGCCTTCCGATTTTCTGGCGGATACATTATGGACGAAATACTCAAACAGACAATCGTGGACAATCTAGCAACGCATTGCACAAACCTTCAGCATCTGACGATTAACTACACGGTTCTCAATGAGCATCACTTGCGACCACTTGCTACCCTGCTACGCACACTCGTTAGCCTCGATCTTGGCCGATGCGACATGACGGACGAGAATCTAGGTGAGTTTCTACAATCAAGACCGTTGAAGCTACGTTTCCTTGCCATTCCGGGCAACCCAGCTCTGGAGGGTGCTTTTTTCAAACACTGGACCACAGCCGAGCAACTAGAGCAGCTAGATTTGAGTTACTGTTATTCGCTTAACATTGACGCAATGGAAGGTTTTATGCAGCATGCCAATCGATTAATGGCCGTGGATGCCACAGGCAACCTCTGGCTCGAACGGAATAAAGATATCTTTCGAAGAGATGGTCGTTCGATCACGATGGGTACGAGTATGCCTGCGTTGGAATACTTCAGAGCAGGTTGAAGGATGATTGAATTCAATGCGCTGCACGTTGAGTCATTCCAAAAAAATCCGTATATAAATGCGTCAAATGCATACGTGCTGTTCTACAAGAATATTTTTGGAACCGTTTTATTGAACGATAGATAAGGCTCTAAAAATCCGTCCAAAGTATCATAAACCGTAATTAAAGTTTCCGCTTATCCGTCATCTCTTCGATTCGATGATCTCATCGGAGCTTGGCGATAATTGAGATACTGCGAAACGCTACTCACCTGTGCAATTATTTCGCTTGCGCTCTCGGAGAACGATTCTTCTCAAAACACAATAAACCACAAGACGagcggtttttctttccccaataggttttaaaatttaaaaaaata encodes:
- the LOC128727152 gene encoding uncharacterized protein LOC128727152, with translation MELIDLDEDSLMEIFSYFHFNELLTLSSVCLRFLHICQRHLRTIRNFELDYRAVVARDNYTEYLRNVFAILGPTMEAFRFSGGYIMDEILKQTIVDNLATHCTNLQHLTINYTVLNEHHLRPLATLLRTLVSLDLGRCDMTDENLGEFLQSRPLKLRFLAIPGNPALEGAFFKHWTTAEQLEQLDLSYCYSLNIDAMEGFMQHANRLMAVDATGNLWLERNKDIFRRDGRSITMGTSMPALEYFRAG